A section of the Candidatus Acidiferrales bacterium genome encodes:
- the larE gene encoding ATP-dependent sacrificial sulfur transferase LarE, protein MNEVLDVDVTMSDLFKKYDALKSCLGRYTVEGLVVAFSGGVDSGFLLWAAEEARKQYGGILVALTTNSDSMPVHDKVDVEDFVKHAGVRHVWRDSTEVDNPDYIKNDSERCYYCKTELFGIAKKVAMENNCKKIAYGYNASDKTDIRPGHRAAIENDVVFPLAAYDFTKDEIRELMRSHGLKLSDKPSSPCLSSRIMRGVEITKQELRDIDVLEDILREGGMKIFRLRLHELNRKRFLRLEASPDEIALAIQLKDRLVKAAKERGYDWVTLDLEGYKTGGGNA, encoded by the coding sequence ATGAATGAAGTATTAGATGTAGATGTGACTATGAGTGATTTGTTCAAAAAATATGATGCACTGAAAAGTTGTCTTGGAAGATATACCGTGGAAGGACTGGTAGTAGCCTTTTCGGGAGGGGTCGATAGCGGCTTTCTGCTTTGGGCGGCAGAAGAAGCAAGAAAGCAATACGGCGGTATCTTGGTTGCATTAACAACAAATAGCGATAGCATGCCGGTCCATGATAAAGTCGATGTCGAAGACTTCGTGAAACATGCCGGTGTTCGACATGTTTGGAGAGACAGTACCGAAGTTGATAATCCGGATTATATAAAAAACGATTCGGAGAGGTGCTACTATTGCAAGACCGAACTATTTGGCATCGCTAAAAAAGTTGCTATGGAAAACAATTGTAAAAAAATTGCATACGGATACAACGCATCCGATAAAACCGATATTCGTCCGGGTCATAGAGCCGCTATTGAAAATGATGTCGTATTTCCTCTTGCAGCTTATGATTTCACAAAGGATGAAATCAGGGAGTTGATGCGATCTCACGGCCTTAAGTTGTCGGATAAGCCTTCGAGCCCATGCTTGAGTTCAAGAATCATGAGAGGAGTCGAAATTACGAAACAAGAATTGAGAGACATCGATGTCCTTGAGGACATATTGCGCGAAGGTGGAATGAAGATTTTCCGTCTGCGCCTCCATGAACTAAACCGCAAGCGGTTCTTGAGGCTGGAAGCATCGCCGGATGAGATCGCGCTCGCAATCCAATTGAAGGACAGACTAGTGAAGGCGGCAAAAGAGCGCGGCTACGATTGGGTGACACTCGACCTCGAAGGATACAAAACCGGCGGGGGGAACGCCTGA
- the larB gene encoding nickel pincer cofactor biosynthesis protein LarB: MSTDEAYEKIKNALFDAEELGYATIDHGRGLRLGLGEVIYGESKSIEQIVGIAGKLSKAKEPILITRLSDVKMKVLQKKFPKGRSNHLSSTFTINPIPLRENNRDEPYVCIITAGTSDIPVAEEAADVCGAMGVAFVKLYDVGVAGIHRVMKNLDVMQAASAVVVIAGMEGALPSVIGGLVPKPIFAVPTDIGYGANFKGLSALLGMLSSCAPGIAVMNINGGFSAAFAACRVTNMLKEEILNSGH; the protein is encoded by the coding sequence GTGAGCACGGACGAAGCTTATGAGAAAATTAAAAATGCTCTCTTCGACGCTGAGGAGCTTGGTTACGCCACGATAGACCATGGCCGCGGATTGAGACTGGGGTTGGGAGAGGTTATTTATGGAGAGAGCAAGTCAATCGAGCAAATAGTCGGCATCGCGGGAAAACTTTCCAAGGCAAAGGAGCCGATTTTAATTACGAGACTCTCCGATGTAAAGATGAAAGTGTTGCAGAAAAAGTTTCCGAAGGGACGATCGAATCATCTTTCGAGCACATTTACTATTAACCCCATTCCTTTGAGGGAGAATAACAGAGATGAGCCGTACGTTTGCATCATAACGGCAGGTACGAGCGATATTCCTGTCGCGGAAGAAGCGGCAGATGTCTGTGGAGCAATGGGGGTTGCCTTTGTGAAACTCTACGACGTTGGAGTTGCCGGCATACATCGCGTTATGAAGAATTTAGATGTGATGCAAGCAGCGTCTGCGGTCGTTGTCATTGCGGGGATGGAAGGTGCACTGCCGAGCGTTATCGGGGGACTAGTGCCAAAACCTATCTTTGCAGTTCCCACCGACATCGGATATGGAGCCAACTTCAAGGGACTCTCTGCATTGCTTGGAATGCTCTCTTCTTGCGCGCCCGGGATCGCGGTAATGAATATCAACGGCGGCTTTTCGGCGGCATTCGCGGCATGCAGGGTGACGAACATGTTAAAAGAAGAAATTTTGAATTCCGGACACTGA